One genomic window of Boudabousia tangfeifanii includes the following:
- a CDS encoding DUF1617 family protein: MPTLKIPNHTLPAVTGLLDGLELAGAASRARTKLHTALLTHLEALGASEVELARQYATLDETGEIVLDEAGGFTLKDPSQSSEFAGEHGALMNETVAVPSLYEEQYRVLAKALADYPGTFKGPDATAYDLLCDALEQATVKEGA; this comes from the coding sequence ATGCCAACACTGAAAATCCCCAACCACACCCTCCCTGCCGTTACCGGCCTGCTTGATGGGCTAGAGCTTGCTGGAGCGGCATCACGGGCTAGAACTAAACTCCACACTGCCTTGCTTACCCACCTTGAAGCTTTGGGTGCTAGTGAGGTGGAGCTAGCCCGCCAATACGCCACCCTCGACGAAACTGGCGAGATTGTCCTGGATGAGGCCGGCGGCTTCACCCTCAAAGACCCCAGTCAGTCCAGCGAGTTCGCAGGCGAACATGGGGCGCTGATGAACGAGACGGTTGCTGTCCCGTCCTTGTATGAGGAGCAATACCGGGTCTTGGCCAAAGCACTGGCAGATTACCCGGGAACCTTCAAAGGACCTGATGCCACCGCCTATGACCTGCTCTGCGACGCGCTCGAGCAAGCCACTGTCAAGGAGGGTGCTTGA
- a CDS encoding major tail protein: MATIGLDKLYYATITENESGEETYATPKPLAKAISAELSVELAEAILYADDGASEVVKEFKSGTLTLGIDDLKPEVAAELTGCTLDDNKVLVATSEDGAKPVAISFRARRSNGKYTYFWLYRVKFAPPATSLNTKGDSISFATPSIEGTIMRRNKAEKNGLHPWKAEVTEGADGVKAQTITDWYKKVYEPTITPKGA; encoded by the coding sequence ATGGCCACGATTGGTCTTGACAAGCTTTACTACGCAACCATCACCGAAAACGAGAGTGGTGAGGAAACCTACGCCACTCCCAAGCCCCTAGCCAAAGCAATCTCCGCAGAGTTGTCTGTCGAACTAGCAGAGGCCATCCTCTACGCCGACGACGGTGCATCAGAGGTGGTCAAGGAGTTCAAATCCGGCACCCTCACCCTGGGCATTGATGATCTCAAGCCCGAGGTCGCAGCGGAATTGACCGGCTGCACCCTCGATGACAATAAGGTCCTGGTCGCCACAAGTGAGGATGGGGCCAAGCCGGTCGCTATCTCTTTCCGCGCCCGCCGCTCCAACGGTAAGTACACGTACTTTTGGCTCTATCGGGTCAAGTTCGCACCGCCCGCCACATCCCTGAACACCAAGGGCGACAGCATTAGTTTTGCGACCCCTTCGATTGAGGGGACGATCATGCGGCGTAACAAGGCGGAGAAGAACGGCCTGCACCCGTGGAAGGCCGAAGTCACCGAAGGAGCCGATGGAGTCAAGGCCCAGACGATTACGGATTGGTACAAGAAGGTTTACGAACCCACCATCACCCCCAAGGGCGCCTGA
- a CDS encoding head-tail adaptor protein, translating to MGVGRLSTRMLFLDSQMIADREGFARPASRSGHEWRGAFEERSATTRWANLAGFHQVDAMATIRTPKGFTPVVGGQVFIERNTFTIMGIENVKNRGRYLILFLRKEVHRG from the coding sequence ATGGGTGTTGGTCGTTTAAGTACGCGCATGCTTTTCTTGGATTCGCAGATGATTGCCGATAGGGAGGGGTTTGCCCGCCCGGCTTCGCGCAGTGGTCATGAGTGGCGTGGGGCGTTTGAGGAGCGTTCTGCTACGACTAGGTGGGCGAACCTTGCTGGTTTTCACCAAGTCGATGCCATGGCAACCATCCGCACCCCCAAGGGGTTCACCCCAGTGGTCGGAGGGCAGGTGTTCATCGAACGAAACACGTTCACGATCATGGGGATTGAGAACGTGAAAAACCGAGGCCGCTACCTCATCCTGTTCCTACGCAAGGAGGTGCACCGTGGCTAA
- a CDS encoding N-acetylmuramoyl-L-alanine amidase, with product MSYTIDHSHDATAFTTGRQGHRIKYIVVHHWDDPAKHPTFEGTIRWFERGGNNTSAHYVAEAGRVAQLVADGDTAYHAGNWVKNLESIGIECNPRCSDADKATVAELIRDLQAKHGPLTILGHKDCTSTDCPGRYYPPTRVLAPWLSGGSGNAKPATTATAPSGDLNALADAVLRGDYGNGEERKRRLGSKYSAVQAIVNQRLGYGTAPASTGPNLNALADAVIRGDYGNGDERKRRLGANYKAVQALVNRKLGY from the coding sequence ATGTCTTACACGATTGACCATTCCCACGACGCCACCGCATTCACGACAGGCCGCCAAGGCCACCGCATCAAATACATTGTGGTGCATCACTGGGATGACCCCGCCAAACACCCCACCTTTGAGGGCACTATCCGCTGGTTCGAACGCGGCGGCAACAACACCAGTGCCCACTACGTGGCTGAGGCCGGACGCGTCGCACAACTGGTTGCGGACGGGGACACTGCCTATCATGCGGGTAACTGGGTGAAGAACCTTGAGTCCATCGGTATCGAATGCAACCCCCGCTGCTCCGACGCCGACAAAGCCACCGTGGCTGAGCTGATTCGAGACCTGCAAGCCAAGCATGGGCCACTGACCATCCTGGGCCACAAGGACTGCACGTCCACGGACTGCCCAGGACGCTACTACCCACCCACACGTGTACTCGCACCCTGGCTCAGTGGAGGTAGCGGCAACGCCAAACCCGCCACCACCGCAACTGCTCCTTCTGGTGACCTCAACGCCCTAGCAGACGCGGTACTACGCGGCGACTACGGCAATGGCGAGGAACGCAAGCGCCGCCTGGGCTCCAAGTATTCGGCGGTGCAGGCGATTGTGAACCAGCGCCTAGGCTACGGCACAGCGCCCGCCTCCACTGGGCCTAACCTGAATGCTTTAGCCGATGCGGTCATCCGAGGCGACTACGGCAACGGAGACGAACGCAAACGACGCCTCGGAGCCAACTACAAGGCTGTTCAAGCCCTAGTGAATCGGAAGCTCGGCTACTAA
- a CDS encoding phage holin family protein, which translates to MPLDHYLRTIATAIGAGAGWVFGTPDALLYTLLAFITADYISGVMAAIATRRLSSAVGFKGLFGKMLILAFVALAQLMDTHVLGGVGVLRGAVIFFYIANEGISLIENATVLGLPVPPKFQQALATLTDHDPESNSAHGRHARADQDLSVVPRPRIPKPEVPISEVRKPLTHTTKSTPDDEAGGGGD; encoded by the coding sequence ATGCCACTAGACCACTATCTACGCACCATCGCCACTGCCATCGGGGCGGGGGCTGGTTGGGTGTTTGGCACTCCCGATGCTCTGCTCTACACCCTGCTCGCGTTCATCACTGCCGACTACATCTCCGGCGTGATGGCAGCCATCGCCACCCGCCGCCTTTCTAGCGCGGTTGGGTTTAAGGGGCTGTTTGGCAAGATGCTCATCCTCGCCTTCGTTGCCCTAGCCCAGTTGATGGATACCCATGTGCTTGGTGGGGTGGGGGTGCTTCGCGGTGCGGTGATCTTCTTCTACATCGCCAACGAAGGCATCTCCCTGATTGAAAACGCCACAGTCCTCGGCCTGCCAGTACCACCCAAGTTCCAGCAGGCTCTGGCCACTCTCACCGACCACGATCCTGAAAGCAATAGCGCTCATGGACGCCATGCCCGGGCAGATCAGGACCTGTCGGTGGTGCCGCGCCCGCGCATTCCTAAGCCTGAGGTGCCTATCAGTGAGGTGCGCAAACCCCTGACCCACACCACCAAATCCACACCAGATGACGAGGCAGGTGGTGGAGGTGACTAA
- a CDS encoding head-tail connector protein, giving the protein MSRMFNQGEFLSALKANLVLEHSQDDELLGELIQAGLDYATSYQHLPPGHYEHHPLSESTYRAVIMLATHFYESRDGSTGGFFADNTHAAARVWETVNRLLILDRDWKV; this is encoded by the coding sequence ATGTCACGCATGTTTAACCAAGGCGAGTTCCTGTCGGCGCTCAAGGCCAATCTGGTGCTTGAGCATTCCCAGGATGATGAGTTGCTGGGTGAACTGATTCAGGCGGGATTGGATTACGCCACCTCCTACCAGCACCTGCCCCCAGGCCACTACGAGCATCACCCGTTGTCGGAGTCGACATACCGTGCGGTGATCATGCTGGCCACCCACTTCTACGAATCCAGGGACGGCTCGACCGGCGGGTTTTTCGCTGATAACACGCATGCCGCCGCCCGGGTGTGGGAGACCGTCAACCGGCTACTGATTCTGGATCGCGATTGGAAAGTCTAA
- a CDS encoding phage tail protein, which yields MAEDFGLKIALQGEREFKKAITEINASFRVLGSEMKLVDAQFKRSDDAQAKYAAKGKVLAEQISAQKDKINTLEAALKNAATNFGETDRRTLAWQTQLNNAKAALADLEGELEDNNKALSSFGDNADNAGDDARDAAKDTDKLEHSVDGLGSELDGTGKKALSFGDVLKANLASEAIVAGVKAIGSAIKAVGRGFVDAMKDGVQYNATMESYTASFTTMLGDEAKAHKLVADLKAKAASTPYGMQDLADATRTLMSFGISANDAQKYMGMLGDVAQGDKEKFSSLSLAFAQVSSAGKLTGQDLMQMINAGFNPLEEISRKTGKSIGELKDEMSKGAISAEMVAQAFESATAEGGRFYGAMENQSKTFNGQLSTLQDGVANLKGQLAGGLTEMLSGSVMPMVNGWVSALSEAFEKDGVDGLITALGQVIQEALAFISEQLPAFLDAALRIVTSLADGLIQALPAITEAATGLLIALVQGILELLPELTTAAATMVATLASGIGQALPELIPAAIAAIVGIVQALIDNLPLLLDAALQLVTGLAQGIIEAIPVLIEALPALIESLLEFLVGAIPQIIEAGITLLTSLVEALPTIIETIVAVLPEIIDAIINAVLGALPLLIDAGIELFVALVEALPTIIATIVSAIPRIISSVLNAISAHIPQLMMMGVTLLTALIRNLPTIISTIVSAIPQIVSGIVSAFGQGVSQMVSVGGNLVRGLWNGIQGLAGWLWNQVSSWASSIWDGITSFFGIHSPSRKMAWAGEMLARGLAAGIDDNAGRATKAANEMAADIDAAFADLTEGLDVPVDVKTQAQFAALDQMAEGVSTSSLSSSTPAGLSADGVRSVVEEVVPALLRGMDIRVVLDDGTLVGRLAPRIDQGLAGLARRNPSLTI from the coding sequence ATGGCTGAAGATTTTGGACTGAAGATCGCGCTCCAGGGTGAGCGGGAGTTCAAGAAGGCGATCACTGAGATCAACGCGTCCTTCCGCGTACTCGGCTCTGAGATGAAGCTGGTGGATGCCCAGTTCAAACGCTCTGATGATGCCCAAGCCAAGTACGCCGCTAAAGGCAAAGTTCTGGCTGAGCAAATCAGCGCTCAGAAGGACAAGATCAACACCCTCGAAGCAGCCTTGAAAAACGCTGCGACGAACTTCGGGGAGACTGACCGGCGCACCCTGGCCTGGCAGACCCAGTTGAATAATGCGAAGGCGGCGTTGGCTGACCTTGAAGGCGAGTTGGAGGACAACAACAAAGCCCTCAGCTCCTTCGGGGATAACGCTGATAATGCTGGGGACGACGCTAGGGACGCAGCCAAAGACACTGACAAGCTTGAGCACTCTGTTGATGGCCTAGGGAGCGAACTCGACGGCACCGGCAAGAAAGCCCTCTCCTTCGGCGACGTACTCAAAGCCAACCTCGCCAGTGAGGCCATCGTCGCCGGGGTCAAAGCCATCGGCAGTGCTATCAAAGCCGTGGGGCGTGGGTTCGTGGACGCGATGAAAGATGGCGTCCAGTACAACGCGACCATGGAGTCCTACACGGCCTCGTTCACCACGATGCTTGGGGATGAGGCCAAGGCCCACAAACTCGTCGCCGACCTCAAAGCCAAAGCTGCCTCCACGCCATACGGTATGCAGGATTTGGCTGATGCGACCCGCACCCTCATGTCCTTTGGTATCAGCGCCAATGATGCGCAGAAGTACATGGGGATGCTTGGGGATGTGGCCCAAGGCGACAAAGAAAAATTTAGTTCTTTGTCTTTGGCGTTTGCTCAGGTCTCATCCGCAGGGAAACTGACGGGCCAGGATTTGATGCAGATGATCAACGCCGGCTTCAACCCCCTCGAAGAAATCTCCCGCAAGACCGGCAAAAGCATCGGTGAGCTCAAGGATGAGATGAGTAAGGGCGCTATCAGCGCTGAGATGGTCGCCCAGGCCTTCGAGAGTGCTACGGCTGAGGGTGGCCGGTTTTATGGGGCTATGGAGAATCAGTCCAAAACCTTCAACGGACAACTCTCCACACTCCAAGATGGCGTCGCCAATTTGAAGGGCCAGTTGGCTGGTGGGCTGACCGAAATGCTCTCAGGCTCGGTGATGCCGATGGTCAACGGCTGGGTAAGCGCACTGTCTGAGGCGTTTGAGAAGGATGGTGTGGATGGGCTGATTACCGCCCTTGGGCAGGTCATCCAAGAAGCCCTCGCCTTCATCAGCGAGCAGTTGCCTGCGTTTTTGGATGCTGCGTTGCGGATTGTCACCAGCCTGGCTGATGGTTTGATTCAGGCTTTGCCTGCGATTACCGAGGCCGCAACCGGACTACTCATCGCCCTCGTCCAAGGAATCTTGGAGTTGTTGCCGGAGCTGACGACGGCGGCTGCCACCATGGTCGCCACGTTGGCATCCGGTATCGGCCAGGCGCTGCCGGAGTTGATTCCGGCGGCTATTGCCGCAATCGTCGGAATCGTCCAAGCACTCATCGACAACCTGCCGTTGCTGCTTGATGCTGCTCTGCAGTTGGTGACCGGTTTAGCCCAAGGCATCATCGAAGCCATCCCCGTGCTCATCGAAGCACTACCAGCACTCATTGAGTCACTGCTGGAGTTTTTGGTGGGTGCGATCCCGCAGATCATCGAAGCAGGAATCACCCTACTCACCAGTCTGGTCGAAGCCCTACCAACGATTATCGAAACGATCGTGGCAGTATTGCCGGAGATTATTGACGCCATCATCAACGCGGTCCTCGGGGCGTTGCCGCTGCTCATTGATGCTGGCATCGAACTGTTCGTCGCACTGGTGGAGGCTCTTCCGACGATCATCGCCACTATTGTTTCCGCCATCCCCAGAATCATCAGCTCGGTGTTGAACGCGATTAGCGCTCATATTCCACAGCTGATGATGATGGGCGTCACCCTACTGACTGCGCTTATTCGTAATCTGCCTACCATCATCAGCACAATCGTCTCTGCGATCCCACAGATTGTTTCGGGGATTGTCTCGGCGTTTGGGCAGGGCGTAAGTCAGATGGTGAGTGTGGGTGGGAATTTGGTGCGGGGCTTGTGGAACGGCATCCAAGGCCTCGCCGGATGGCTATGGAACCAGGTGTCCTCATGGGCCTCAAGTATTTGGGACGGGATTACGTCATTCTTCGGGATTCATTCCCCGTCTAGGAAGATGGCGTGGGCCGGTGAAATGCTCGCACGAGGCCTCGCCGCCGGTATCGACGACAACGCAGGGCGCGCCACCAAAGCCGCCAACGAGATGGCTGCTGATATCGACGCCGCGTTCGCCGACCTCACCGAGGGTCTGGACGTCCCAGTGGATGTCAAGACCCAGGCCCAGTTCGCTGCTTTAGATCAGATGGCTGAAGGCGTGAGTACTTCGAGCCTGTCATCCTCAACGCCTGCCGGCCTGTCGGCTGATGGAGTGCGGTCTGTAGTGGAGGAGGTCGTGCCCGCACTACTACGGGGCATGGATATTCGGGTGGTACTGGATGACGGCACTCTGGTTGGTCGCCTCGCGCCCCGCATCGACCAAGGCCTAGCCGGTCTAGCTCGCCGAAACCCATCACTCACTATTTAG
- a CDS encoding phage tail spike protein, translated as MITTHPANAIPKTDVTTDNGLAVLDAQIINPIVTEELGGAFCLEFDYPLTAKGSSSLQVGNLVRCPAPVLGGQFFRIHHLQTSEHHQVHVTAQHVFYDLAANLLMDTNLINEDANGALNRVLAGAQFKHPFTATSNLSTRASARLVRVSVASVLMDPDLDNGIVNRWGGELIRNNTHLSLVARRGADNGVQIRAGKNLLSMTASVDYSTVVTRIVPVGFDGLMLPEKWVDSRKLGQYPHPRIAVVKFDHIKSTATPNGATAEDALPPKQAETALRRAAKEQFTLHRVDEPTRTWTVNLVDLASTREYQHLRALESVAIGDVVTVKDLDAGVDVSARVVAYQYNPLTNGYAQVTLGSFTPRITSQSARAVNLASGAMGAALDASAQAGAIGTVAGNAMARADQAFDAASAAGGKADSALVAANGKNRNHYGTDIPKDPRPGDVWFKTNGEKQEIWIYKQVNNRYDWYPISTDLTWEGAKWRLDEAEVVVSQVKGVADEAAKSGSEAKARVRQVARETKLATVKAQEAVDKAAENAQHLEDYQVVVGSLIQGARSSITQLSDAVNLRVEKEKVINQINISREGILIDGAKVHITGQTTIDQAVITGAMIKDASIDSAKIAFLDAGKIRTGYLDAARIRTGSITSEKLTIRNGFITNAMIKDAAITSAKIASLDAGKITTGTLSAGRIGARSITADKLATNAIQVGLAGWSSSIRISPTEIRWYDGNTLTGKVSSLGLQFYYGSKYIGQMGEAGFKNQPEHVKGLNTMLSKDASYAAWTYGAGSNDHFVLLTLDPKGSVMGSRGLHLGVDLHLGGNKVMTTTKRGIKLVDSSINRTLLPAWCSENTRSQVAFSSGALFLVSDNYIYSVTQITKRLTEVISRVNSLIGYFNKGWVQEIHRIGGSNVSWTSYPNTGLSTISTNLS; from the coding sequence ATGATCACCACACACCCCGCAAACGCGATCCCCAAGACAGATGTCACGACAGACAACGGCCTAGCAGTATTGGACGCCCAGATCATCAACCCGATTGTGACTGAAGAACTCGGTGGCGCTTTCTGCCTGGAGTTCGACTACCCACTCACAGCCAAAGGATCCTCATCCTTGCAGGTGGGGAACTTGGTGCGCTGCCCAGCACCAGTACTTGGGGGCCAGTTTTTCCGCATCCACCACCTCCAGACCAGCGAGCATCACCAGGTGCATGTGACGGCGCAGCATGTGTTCTATGACTTGGCTGCAAACCTTTTGATGGATACCAACCTCATAAACGAAGACGCCAACGGTGCTTTGAACCGCGTCCTTGCTGGGGCGCAGTTCAAGCACCCCTTTACCGCAACCAGCAACCTGAGTACTCGTGCCTCAGCCCGCCTCGTTAGGGTGTCTGTGGCATCAGTCCTGATGGACCCCGACCTTGATAACGGGATCGTGAACCGCTGGGGTGGGGAGCTGATCCGCAACAACACCCACCTCTCTTTAGTTGCCAGGCGCGGGGCGGATAACGGGGTGCAAATCCGGGCAGGTAAGAACCTGCTGTCCATGACCGCGTCAGTGGACTACTCAACCGTGGTCACCCGCATCGTGCCGGTGGGGTTTGATGGCCTGATGCTTCCGGAGAAATGGGTCGACTCGAGAAAACTTGGCCAATACCCTCACCCCCGTATTGCGGTGGTGAAGTTTGATCACATCAAATCCACCGCCACCCCAAACGGAGCCACCGCTGAGGACGCACTACCACCAAAACAGGCCGAAACAGCACTACGACGGGCAGCCAAGGAACAGTTCACCCTCCACCGCGTTGATGAGCCAACCCGAACCTGGACAGTGAACCTAGTTGACCTCGCTTCTACACGAGAATATCAGCATTTGCGTGCTTTGGAGAGTGTGGCAATCGGTGACGTGGTCACGGTCAAGGACCTGGATGCTGGTGTGGATGTGTCGGCGCGGGTGGTGGCCTACCAATACAACCCCCTCACCAACGGATATGCGCAGGTGACGCTGGGTTCCTTCACCCCGCGAATCACAAGCCAATCCGCCCGCGCGGTCAACCTTGCTTCTGGCGCGATGGGTGCGGCCCTTGATGCCTCTGCCCAGGCCGGGGCTATTGGCACCGTGGCGGGTAATGCTATGGCGCGGGCGGACCAGGCCTTTGATGCGGCTAGTGCTGCTGGTGGGAAAGCCGATAGTGCGTTGGTGGCGGCGAATGGTAAAAACCGTAACCACTACGGCACCGATATCCCTAAGGATCCGCGCCCGGGTGACGTGTGGTTTAAGACGAATGGTGAGAAGCAGGAGATTTGGATCTACAAACAGGTAAACAATCGTTACGACTGGTATCCCATCTCGACGGATTTGACGTGGGAGGGAGCTAAGTGGCGTCTTGATGAGGCTGAAGTAGTGGTTTCCCAGGTAAAGGGGGTGGCTGATGAGGCAGCTAAGTCTGGTAGTGAAGCTAAAGCTCGTGTGCGGCAAGTAGCAAGAGAAACAAAACTCGCTACTGTTAAAGCTCAAGAAGCAGTTGATAAAGCAGCCGAGAACGCCCAGCACTTAGAGGACTACCAGGTAGTAGTCGGCAGCCTCATCCAAGGGGCCAGATCTTCTATCACCCAACTTTCTGATGCTGTGAACCTAAGGGTGGAAAAAGAGAAGGTCATCAACCAAATCAACATCTCGCGTGAGGGCATCCTCATCGACGGGGCCAAGGTTCACATCACCGGTCAAACCACCATTGACCAGGCAGTAATCACGGGGGCGATGATCAAAGACGCTTCGATCGACAGCGCGAAAATCGCCTTCCTGGATGCGGGCAAAATCCGCACAGGCTACCTCGACGCTGCTCGGATTAGAACCGGCAGTATCACATCGGAGAAGCTCACCATCCGTAATGGGTTCATCACCAACGCCATGATCAAGGATGCCGCGATCACGAGCGCGAAGATCGCTTCCTTGGATGCTGGCAAGATCACCACCGGCACGCTGTCTGCGGGCCGGATTGGGGCCAGGAGTATTACGGCTGACAAGCTCGCAACGAATGCCATCCAAGTTGGCCTAGCCGGATGGTCATCTTCAATCCGTATTAGCCCTACGGAGATCCGCTGGTATGACGGCAATACCCTGACGGGCAAAGTCTCCAGTTTGGGTTTGCAGTTTTACTACGGGTCGAAGTACATTGGGCAGATGGGCGAGGCCGGGTTCAAAAACCAGCCCGAGCATGTTAAGGGCCTGAACACCATGCTCTCTAAGGATGCCTCCTATGCGGCTTGGACGTATGGGGCTGGCTCTAATGACCACTTCGTGCTCCTCACCCTTGACCCGAAAGGCTCAGTGATGGGCTCTAGGGGTTTGCATTTGGGTGTGGATTTGCACCTGGGTGGCAACAAGGTGATGACAACAACCAAGCGTGGCATCAAGTTGGTTGACTCCTCGATTAACCGCACTCTCTTGCCGGCTTGGTGTAGCGAGAACACTCGCTCCCAAGTTGCCTTCTCCAGCGGAGCCTTGTTTTTGGTCAGCGACAACTACATCTACTCGGTCACCCAAATAACCAAACGCCTCACCGAAGTCATCAGCCGCGTCAACAGTTTGATCGGCTACTTCAACAAAGGTTGGGTCCAAGAGATTCACCGTATCGGGGGATCCAATGTTTCTTGGACCTCCTACCCAAACACCGGCCTATCCACTATATCCACCAACCTCAGCTAA